Proteins from a genomic interval of Mesobacillus sp. S13:
- a CDS encoding NCS2 family permease gives MDKLFDLKGHDTTFGRELSAGLISYITVVYIIIVNATILAAAGIPLEAGIIATILTVFAGCLLMGFWSNTPILVIPGMGLNAMFTYTIVQSGGFSWQEALAMVFVSGILFMLLAFTPLAKTIVASIPDSLKEAITVGIGILLILIGFDNSGIIASSEHTLLEIGDLSSSTALITLIGLIVTVILFIKNIPGNLLLSIVFTSVLSLFFGDFKSGGVSWSMPSFGEYTSVFGQMSFAQAGNFVFWLTAFSLAMVVIFENIGLIHGHTKMLKQPQKFKKSLQANSISVATAGIFGTSPTVSSVESAAGIAAGGRTGLTSIITGVLFLASIVLIPVIKVVPESAVSPVLILIGILMLQNITNIKLDDLLESFPALLIIVLIPLTYSIADGMAIGFILYPLLKLLMGKGREIQPALYMIALLFLGNFVLQYAL, from the coding sequence ATGGATAAATTATTTGATTTAAAGGGACATGATACAACGTTCGGTAGAGAGCTATCTGCAGGTCTTATCTCCTATATAACTGTTGTATACATTATCATTGTCAACGCAACTATATTAGCAGCAGCAGGAATACCATTAGAAGCCGGGATCATCGCTACGATCCTCACCGTGTTCGCAGGGTGTTTGCTTATGGGATTCTGGAGTAATACTCCAATTCTAGTGATTCCGGGTATGGGTTTAAACGCGATGTTTACTTATACAATCGTGCAATCCGGCGGTTTCTCTTGGCAAGAGGCACTTGCCATGGTTTTCGTTTCGGGTATTCTATTCATGCTTTTAGCCTTCACTCCGCTGGCTAAGACCATTGTCGCCTCCATCCCGGACTCTTTGAAAGAGGCCATTACAGTCGGCATTGGAATACTATTGATTTTGATCGGTTTTGATAATAGCGGAATTATTGCAAGTTCAGAGCACACCTTGTTGGAAATAGGTGACTTAAGCAGCTCCACTGCACTGATCACATTGATTGGATTAATTGTCACGGTGATTTTGTTCATAAAAAATATTCCAGGTAATCTATTATTGAGTATTGTTTTCACATCTGTCCTTTCATTATTCTTTGGGGATTTTAAAAGCGGCGGAGTTTCTTGGAGCATGCCTTCATTTGGAGAATATACTTCTGTTTTTGGTCAAATGTCATTTGCCCAGGCGGGTAATTTCGTATTTTGGCTGACAGCCTTTTCGCTTGCCATGGTCGTCATATTCGAGAACATCGGACTGATCCATGGGCATACTAAAATGCTGAAACAGCCTCAAAAATTCAAGAAATCCCTCCAGGCTAATTCGATTTCTGTAGCTACAGCGGGAATTTTCGGTACTAGTCCGACAGTATCTTCCGTAGAGAGTGCTGCAGGGATAGCAGCTGGGGGCCGAACAGGATTGACGAGCATAATTACTGGTGTCCTGTTCCTTGCGTCCATCGTATTGATTCCTGTGATCAAAGTAGTGCCGGAAAGTGCAGTTTCACCAGTTTTAATTTTAATAGGAATATTGATGCTTCAGAATATCACGAACATCAAGCTTGATGATCTTCTCGAAAGCTTCCCTGCACTTTTAATTATTGTGTTGATCCCATTAACCTACAGCATCGCCGATGGCATGGCAATTGGCTTCATTCTTTATCCACTATTGAAACTTCTGATGGGTAAAGGCAGGGAAATCCAGCCTGCCCTTTATATGATCGCATTGCTGTTCCTTGGGAATTTTGTTTTGCAATATGCCTTATAA
- the mtnA gene encoding S-methyl-5-thioribose-1-phosphate isomerase has translation MEETFLQSVKYDGEKLYILDQTKLPHVTEFLEISNIDDVWDAIKQLKVRGAPAIGIAAAYGLVLGIIDAPEKDFETFYTYFKKQADYLATSRPTAVNLFWALKRMDTRAKVENRKPVKEIKELLEEEAHLIRQEDENVCSSIGEHALTLFKDGMTVLTHCNAGGIATAKYGTALAPIYLAKERGMDIKVFADETRPLLQGARLTAWELMQAGIDVTLITDSMAAMVMQQGKVQAVIVGCDRVAANGDVANKIGTYGVALLAKAHNIPFYVAAPLSTIDLETKTGEEIPIEERAAEEITAGFGKSTAPEGVKVFNPAFDVTPHHLITAIITEKGIMRGNYSEDLPRLFEK, from the coding sequence TTGGAAGAAACATTTTTACAATCCGTTAAGTATGACGGTGAAAAGCTCTATATATTAGATCAAACAAAACTTCCCCACGTTACAGAATTCCTGGAAATCAGCAATATAGATGATGTATGGGATGCTATTAAACAGCTCAAAGTAAGGGGGGCTCCGGCAATAGGCATTGCCGCTGCTTACGGTCTGGTGCTAGGTATTATTGATGCCCCCGAGAAGGATTTTGAGACATTTTATACGTATTTCAAAAAGCAAGCGGATTACCTGGCTACATCTAGGCCGACTGCAGTCAATCTTTTCTGGGCACTCAAAAGGATGGATACTCGAGCAAAGGTTGAAAATAGAAAGCCGGTAAAGGAAATTAAAGAGCTATTGGAAGAAGAAGCTCATTTGATTCGCCAGGAGGATGAAAATGTATGCAGTTCCATTGGTGAGCATGCATTGACTTTATTTAAAGATGGGATGACTGTGTTGACTCATTGCAACGCCGGTGGAATAGCTACAGCAAAATACGGTACCGCGCTCGCTCCAATCTATTTGGCCAAGGAACGAGGAATGGATATCAAGGTATTTGCTGATGAGACGCGTCCTCTGCTCCAGGGAGCGCGACTGACAGCCTGGGAACTGATGCAAGCTGGAATCGATGTTACCCTTATCACTGACAGCATGGCAGCAATGGTGATGCAACAGGGAAAGGTACAAGCAGTCATCGTAGGTTGCGATCGCGTGGCAGCCAATGGGGACGTAGCTAATAAAATTGGTACCTATGGTGTTGCTTTACTTGCCAAAGCGCATAATATCCCATTTTATGTAGCTGCGCCACTATCGACAATTGACCTAGAAACGAAAACTGGCGAAGAAATACCGATTGAGGAACGAGCGGCAGAGGAGATTACTGCAGGCTTCGGAAAATCGACAGCCCCTGAAGGCGTTAAGGTTTTTAACCCGGCATTTGATGTAACACCTCATCATTTAATCACAGCAATCATAACAGAAAAAGGAATCATGCGTGGAAATT
- a CDS encoding DUF3231 family protein has translation MNIFEVMKDAFSPFMDGEKKPLHVGEVMNLWFYLHGTEQTLRYDQHAYNLAQDPELKEKIVDIINNVHRPMIDELTKFFKDEGIPLPDVGAEKVVGEYQALPEGARMNDEEIANLIAYNLVVGITSATRGITESVRSDVGYLFAKYHMMKITFSLTLKTLMQEKGWLRVPPYYITGKK, from the coding sequence TTGAATATTTTTGAAGTCATGAAGGATGCTTTCAGCCCTTTTATGGACGGCGAAAAAAAGCCATTGCACGTTGGAGAAGTAATGAATTTATGGTTTTATCTCCATGGCACGGAACAAACCCTTAGATATGACCAGCACGCATATAATTTAGCCCAGGATCCAGAATTAAAAGAAAAAATCGTGGATATAATCAATAATGTACACAGGCCAATGATTGATGAATTGACTAAGTTTTTCAAGGATGAAGGAATCCCTCTCCCTGATGTTGGAGCAGAAAAGGTGGTTGGTGAATACCAGGCACTTCCTGAAGGAGCAAGAATGAACGATGAGGAGATTGCCAATCTGATCGCCTATAATCTAGTGGTCGGAATTACATCTGCTACAAGAGGAATCACCGAATCTGTCAGGTCGGATGTTGGCTATTTATTTGCAAAGTACCATATGATGAAAATCACCTTTTCTTTGACACTAAAAACACTTATGCAGGAAAAGGGCTGGCTGAGAGTACCGCCTTACTATATTACCGGAAAGAAGTAA
- a CDS encoding NAD-dependent epimerase/dehydratase family protein: MKILVIGGSRFLGRAFVEEAQKKGHEISVFNRGNNNEVLQNVEVLIGDRNGNLDKLKGRNWDAILDTSGLIPSSVRNLTSILKTQTDFYAFVSSISVYKDWILKGITEDYPVQTMPLEEADELTKDPNGDLLEYYGQFKTLSEQEAERNMPGRVLNIRAGQLVGENDYTDRLPYWVNRISEGGQVLAPGNPQTSYIQLIDVKDMSKWILKMMEEKNAGTYNVTGKPMPLLDLFTKIKESTGSDAEFNWAGEKFLLENNVVPWTEMPLWIPENTPLGPEHQEPWKGAFHINIDKALQSDLTFRPIEETIREVHGWIQSMEEANYTWKAGIARDREKTLLET, translated from the coding sequence ATGAAAATTCTAGTAATTGGCGGAAGCCGATTTCTTGGCAGGGCATTTGTAGAGGAAGCGCAAAAAAAAGGCCATGAAATCTCAGTATTTAATCGAGGAAATAATAATGAAGTGTTGCAAAATGTTGAGGTATTGATTGGCGATAGGAATGGAAACTTAGATAAACTAAAAGGACGTAATTGGGATGCCATTCTGGATACTTCTGGTCTAATACCAAGTTCTGTTCGGAACTTAACATCAATTCTAAAAACGCAAACAGACTTCTATGCCTTTGTATCAAGTATTTCAGTTTACAAGGACTGGATTCTAAAAGGAATCACAGAGGATTACCCAGTTCAAACAATGCCTTTAGAAGAAGCAGATGAACTCACAAAGGACCCTAATGGCGATTTATTAGAATATTATGGTCAGTTTAAAACATTGTCAGAACAAGAAGCCGAAAGGAACATGCCAGGAAGGGTTTTAAACATTCGCGCCGGACAATTGGTTGGAGAAAATGACTATACTGACAGGCTGCCGTATTGGGTTAATCGTATTTCTGAAGGAGGCCAAGTGCTTGCTCCTGGAAATCCGCAAACATCGTACATTCAATTAATTGATGTGAAGGACATGTCGAAATGGATTTTAAAAATGATGGAGGAAAAAAATGCCGGCACTTACAACGTGACAGGAAAACCAATGCCTTTGCTGGATCTTTTCACTAAAATCAAGGAATCTACAGGCAGTGATGCGGAATTTAACTGGGCAGGTGAGAAATTTCTTCTTGAAAATAATGTTGTACCCTGGACAGAGATGCCTCTTTGGATTCCGGAAAATACACCGTTAGGGCCTGAGCATCAAGAACCATGGAAAGGAGCCTTCCATATTAATATTGACAAAGCCCTTCAATCCGACCTTACCTTTCGACCAATCGAAGAGACCATTCGAGAGGTACACGGTTGGATACAATCAATGGAGGAAGCTAATTATACTTGGAAAGCAGGAATAGCCCGGGACCGTGAAAAGACACTTCTTGAAACCTAA
- the selD gene encoding selenide, water dikinase SelD, translating to MSEHEKIRLTSLSTKAGUGCKISPEDLTQVLRLLPAQEPVPELLVGHETSDDAGVYKLTDDIALIQTIDYFTPIVDDPYMFGQIAAANALSDVYAMGGEPKTVLNIVGYPVKKLGPDMLAEILRGAGDKVKEAGAVTIGGHSIDDQEPKFGLSVTGLAHPGAIWKNVGAEPGDLLVLSKPIGVGIMTTGIKRSAVTAEQEQAVTDTMALLNKSAADALKEFTPHAVTDVTGFGLLGHGSEIARGSNVSFEISLSKVPVLDGTYDLAAKGVVPGGSKSNHKWLEDDVHYEDISNEEQLVLCDAITSGGLLVSLPESEAERYVEVLKNKGLDHSAIIGKVTEKQDKLIYVKR from the coding sequence TTGAGTGAACATGAAAAAATCCGTTTGACTTCTTTATCAACAAAGGCTGGCTGAGGATGCAAAATCAGTCCTGAGGACTTGACGCAAGTTTTGCGTCTATTGCCAGCGCAGGAACCTGTTCCTGAATTGCTAGTTGGACACGAAACATCCGATGATGCAGGTGTCTATAAACTGACTGATGATATCGCCCTAATCCAAACGATAGATTATTTCACCCCGATTGTGGATGACCCGTATATGTTTGGGCAAATTGCGGCAGCAAATGCACTGAGTGATGTTTATGCAATGGGCGGTGAACCTAAAACAGTTCTTAATATAGTAGGATATCCTGTCAAAAAGCTTGGTCCGGATATGCTTGCTGAGATATTGAGAGGTGCCGGAGACAAGGTAAAAGAAGCAGGTGCAGTAACGATTGGCGGCCATTCCATCGATGATCAGGAACCAAAATTCGGTTTATCCGTAACAGGTTTGGCCCATCCTGGAGCCATCTGGAAAAATGTCGGTGCAGAACCGGGCGATTTGCTTGTGCTTTCAAAACCGATTGGTGTTGGCATCATGACTACAGGAATCAAGCGCAGTGCAGTCACTGCGGAGCAAGAGCAGGCGGTAACCGACACAATGGCATTATTGAATAAATCTGCGGCAGATGCGCTCAAGGAATTTACACCGCATGCTGTTACAGATGTCACTGGATTCGGGTTGCTAGGCCATGGAAGTGAAATTGCACGAGGCAGCAATGTGAGCTTTGAAATCTCACTATCGAAAGTACCTGTTTTAGATGGTACATATGATTTGGCTGCAAAAGGAGTCGTTCCTGGAGGATCAAAATCTAACCATAAGTGGCTGGAAGATGATGTTCACTATGAAGACATCTCAAATGAAGAGCAGCTAGTGCTGTGTGATGCAATCACTTCTGGCGGCCTTCTCGTTTCGCTTCCTGAAAGTGAAGCTGAAAGGTACGTGGAAGTATTGAAAAACAAAGGACTTGACCATTCGGCTATAATAGGGAAAGTCACAGAAAAGCAAGATAAGCTGATTTATGTAAAAAGGTGA
- the sspO gene encoding small acid-soluble spore protein O: MVKRKANHVIPGANAAKAQGNGAGYNEEMANEPMTEIEKQNNKKRKKNQ, encoded by the coding sequence GTGGTAAAAAGAAAAGCAAATCATGTCATTCCTGGAGCGAATGCCGCTAAAGCCCAGGGCAATGGCGCAGGCTATAACGAAGAAATGGCAAATGAACCGATGACTGAAATTGAAAAGCAAAATAATAAGAAGCGAAAAAAGAATCAATAG
- the acnA gene encoding aconitate hydratase AcnA, protein MSNQDIFNARSSFEVDGKRYHYYSLAALEKAGIGNVSKLPYSVKVLLESVLRQHDGFVITKEHVENLAKWGTSEVKEVDVPFKPSRVILQDFTGVPAVVDLASLRKAMADMGGDPDKINPEKPVDLVIDHSVQVDKYGTPDALNVNMELEFERNAERYQFLSWAQKSFDNYRAVPPATGIVHQVNLEYLASVVHAVENADGEFETFPDSLVGTDSHTTMINGIGVLGWGVGGIEAEAGMLGQPSYFPVPEVVGVKLVGDMPNGATATDLALKVTQVLRSKGVVGKFVEFFGPGVVTLPLADRATVANMAPEYGATCGFFPVDGEALDYMRLTGRPEDHIKVVEAYCKENGLFFDPALEPVYTDVVEINLSEIEANLSGPKRPQDLIPLSAMQKSFQEALTAPAGNQGFGLDKKEINKEAVVEFANGDKTTMKTGAIAIAAITSCTNTSNPYVLVGAGLVAKKAVELGMEVPKFVKTSLAPGSKVVTGYLRDSELLPYLETLGFNLVGYGCTTCIGNSGPLKPEIEKSVAESDLLVTSVLSGNRNFEGRIHPLVKANYLASPPLVVAYALAGTVDIDLQNDPIGKDKDGNDVFFKDIWPSTAEVNEVVHRVVTPELFRREYETVFTDNEKWNEIQTNSDPLYTFDEESTYIANPPFFEGLTPEAGEVAPLNNLRIVGKFGDSVTTDHISPAGAIGKDTPAGKYLREKGVEPRDFNSYGSRRGNHDVMMRGTFANIRIRNQIAPGTEGGFTTYWPTNEVMSIFDACMKYKEQGTGLMVIAGKDYGMGSSRDWAAKGTNLLGIKTVIAESFERIHRSNLVLMGVLPLQFKAGENAETLGLTGRESFDVQIDEKVRPRDIITVTATDEDGNKKTFEALVRFDSEVEIDYYRHGGILQMVLRDKLKA, encoded by the coding sequence ATGTCAAACCAAGATATTTTTAACGCCCGCAGTTCATTTGAAGTTGACGGGAAACGCTATCATTACTATAGCCTGGCAGCATTAGAAAAGGCTGGAATCGGCAATGTATCAAAACTGCCTTACTCTGTGAAGGTTTTGCTTGAATCCGTGCTTCGCCAGCATGATGGCTTTGTAATCACAAAAGAGCATGTTGAAAATCTAGCAAAATGGGGAACCAGCGAAGTGAAAGAAGTGGATGTGCCATTCAAGCCTTCACGTGTCATTCTTCAGGACTTCACTGGTGTACCAGCAGTCGTTGACCTTGCTTCACTTAGAAAAGCAATGGCTGACATGGGTGGAGACCCAGACAAAATCAATCCTGAAAAGCCGGTTGATCTAGTTATTGACCACTCTGTACAGGTTGATAAATACGGAACTCCAGACGCACTTAATGTGAACATGGAACTTGAATTCGAACGTAATGCTGAACGTTACCAGTTCTTGAGCTGGGCACAGAAATCATTTGACAACTACCGCGCTGTTCCGCCGGCAACTGGTATCGTTCACCAGGTGAACCTTGAGTACCTTGCAAGCGTCGTTCACGCTGTAGAAAATGCAGATGGTGAATTTGAAACTTTCCCAGATTCGTTAGTAGGTACTGACTCACATACTACAATGATCAACGGTATTGGTGTTCTTGGATGGGGCGTAGGCGGTATCGAAGCAGAAGCTGGAATGCTTGGCCAGCCATCATACTTCCCAGTACCAGAAGTAGTAGGTGTTAAATTAGTAGGTGATATGCCTAATGGCGCTACTGCAACTGACCTTGCACTTAAAGTGACCCAGGTTCTTCGCAGTAAAGGTGTTGTTGGTAAATTCGTCGAGTTCTTCGGACCTGGCGTTGTTACACTTCCACTTGCTGACCGTGCAACTGTTGCAAACATGGCACCAGAATACGGTGCTACTTGCGGATTCTTCCCAGTAGATGGAGAAGCATTGGATTACATGCGTTTAACTGGCCGCCCAGAAGACCACATTAAAGTGGTTGAGGCATACTGCAAGGAAAACGGATTATTCTTCGATCCTGCATTAGAGCCAGTTTATACTGATGTAGTAGAAATCAATCTTTCTGAAATCGAAGCAAACCTTTCTGGTCCTAAGCGTCCACAGGATTTGATTCCGCTTTCCGCAATGCAGAAATCCTTCCAGGAAGCATTGACTGCTCCTGCAGGAAACCAGGGATTCGGCCTTGATAAGAAAGAAATTAATAAAGAAGCGGTTGTTGAGTTCGCTAATGGCGATAAAACTACTATGAAAACTGGTGCTATCGCAATCGCAGCGATCACTAGCTGTACAAATACATCTAACCCATACGTACTAGTAGGTGCAGGCCTTGTTGCCAAAAAAGCTGTTGAACTTGGAATGGAAGTTCCTAAGTTCGTTAAGACTTCGTTGGCACCAGGTTCAAAGGTTGTAACTGGATACCTTCGCGATTCAGAATTGCTTCCTTACCTTGAAACTCTTGGTTTCAACCTTGTTGGTTATGGATGTACGACATGTATCGGTAACTCCGGTCCATTAAAGCCGGAAATCGAAAAGTCTGTTGCTGAAAGTGATCTTCTAGTTACTTCTGTCCTTTCCGGTAACCGTAACTTCGAAGGACGTATCCATCCGCTTGTAAAAGCAAACTACCTGGCTTCACCGCCGTTAGTAGTTGCTTATGCACTTGCTGGTACTGTGGACATCGATCTTCAGAATGACCCAATCGGAAAAGATAAAGATGGAAATGATGTATTCTTCAAGGATATCTGGCCATCAACTGCAGAAGTGAACGAAGTCGTTCACCGCGTTGTAACACCAGAACTATTCCGAAGAGAGTACGAAACTGTATTCACTGACAACGAAAAGTGGAACGAGATCCAAACAAACAGCGATCCGCTTTACACTTTCGATGAGGAATCAACTTATATCGCAAATCCGCCATTCTTTGAAGGTTTAACTCCAGAGGCTGGGGAAGTTGCTCCATTGAATAACTTGCGTATTGTCGGCAAGTTCGGTGACTCTGTAACAACTGACCATATTTCTCCTGCAGGTGCGATCGGAAAAGATACGCCAGCTGGAAAATACCTTCGTGAAAAGGGTGTAGAGCCACGCGACTTCAACTCTTATGGTTCACGCCGTGGTAACCACGATGTCATGATGCGCGGAACATTCGCGAACATCCGCATCCGCAACCAAATCGCTCCTGGCACAGAAGGCGGCTTCACGACTTACTGGCCAACGAACGAAGTCATGTCCATCTTTGATGCTTGCATGAAGTACAAAGAGCAGGGCACAGGCCTAATGGTTATCGCAGGAAAAGATTACGGTATGGGATCATCCCGTGACTGGGCTGCAAAGGGTACTAACCTATTGGGAATCAAGACTGTTATCGCTGAAAGCTTCGAGCGTATCCACCGTTCAAACCTTGTATTGATGGGCGTTCTGCCTCTTCAATTCAAAGCTGGTGAAAACGCTGAAACTCTTGGCCTGACAGGAAGAGAATCATTCGATGTCCAGATTGATGAGAAAGTTCGCCCACGCGACATCATCACTGTGACTGCAACTGATGAAGATGGAAACAAGAAAACTTTCGAAGCTCTTGTTCGTTTCGATTCAGAAGTAGAAATCGACTACTACCGTCACGGCGGCATCCTGCAAATGGTACTTCGTGATAAGTTAAAGGCATAA
- a CDS encoding LysR family transcriptional regulator: MDIRQMRYFIAIAEERNITAAAHKLHMSQPPLSLQLKQMEEELGVMLVERHGKKLELTDKGELLYRHALNIVHAFEEVKNELQETDEGRKGNLSIGINTLSVPEFPEWLEAFHASYPLVYLRIVQNDSAYLAELVKNRTIELGLVRLPLANQDLNYLHLYNESFIFVCRQNETEKISMEEISHVPLILPSTEGLGSYSIIHDAFTKAQLPLQVISECSDMNVLMQLVSSGIGSTIVPESVFQSYGHPNLFAREITDAGLRSSVGLIWLKQHHLSRPARNFIDLVKLRLGINDTGHE; this comes from the coding sequence ATGGATATTAGGCAAATGAGGTATTTCATCGCAATAGCAGAGGAAAGGAATATAACAGCAGCAGCCCATAAACTTCATATGTCACAACCACCCTTAAGCCTTCAATTAAAACAAATGGAAGAAGAACTAGGGGTAATGCTTGTTGAGCGGCACGGAAAAAAGCTTGAATTGACGGATAAGGGTGAATTGTTATACAGGCATGCACTGAATATTGTCCATGCATTCGAAGAAGTGAAGAATGAACTCCAAGAGACGGATGAAGGCAGGAAGGGGAATTTATCCATTGGAATCAATACACTTTCTGTACCGGAATTTCCTGAATGGCTGGAAGCATTTCATGCATCCTATCCGCTTGTTTATTTGCGAATCGTCCAGAATGATTCCGCGTACCTTGCTGAACTTGTGAAGAATCGGACAATTGAACTTGGTCTTGTCAGGCTGCCACTGGCCAATCAGGATTTGAATTACCTACATTTATATAATGAATCCTTCATTTTTGTTTGCAGGCAAAATGAGACAGAAAAGATTTCAATGGAAGAAATCAGTCATGTACCATTAATTCTTCCTTCGACAGAAGGGCTGGGAAGCTATAGTATCATACACGACGCTTTTACTAAAGCCCAGCTTCCGCTTCAAGTCATTAGCGAATGCTCGGACATGAATGTATTGATGCAATTGGTCTCCTCGGGAATTGGTTCGACTATAGTACCTGAATCAGTTTTTCAATCATATGGACACCCAAATCTCTTCGCACGGGAAATAACTGATGCTGGTTTGAGATCTTCTGTAGGGTTAATCTGGTTAAAGCAACATCACCTCTCCAGACCTGCAAGGAATTTTATTGATTTGGTAAAATTGAGGCTCGGGATCAATGATACTGGTCATGAATAG
- the selA gene encoding L-seryl-tRNA(Sec) selenium transferase, giving the protein MKQFLRQLPAVHELQKDKRFIDLIEKYETDTEHFTLIIKEVLNDIRKDIVNGKWNGPEPGTSMFIDKFFELLDSAAAERFAFTLKRVINATGTILHTNLGRARLSESAVNHVVETAKNYSNLEYKLQEGERGSRHSHVETLVKEVTGAEAAMVVNNNAAAVYLIMSALAKNKEVIVSRGQLVEIGGSFRISSIMEESGAHLVEVGTTNKTHLYDYENAINDNTGMIMKVHTSNFKIYGFSKTVETEELAQLSEKHDQIVFYEDLGSGVLYDFSRHGIGDEPIVGEVLKMGADIVSFSGDKLLGGPQAGIIAGKKSLIDQLKKHQLARVVRVDKMTLAALEGTLMDYLKGEQGFLNIPTLRDLLVPLDELKDRSDRFIREINALNNGIIAVVAEGTSQVGGGTMPDVHLPTLLVTIRHPDISAEHIARKLRTEHSPAIVVRIQKEEVHIDLRTVTAEEESILLNAIKTI; this is encoded by the coding sequence TTGAAACAATTTTTAAGACAGCTTCCTGCTGTCCACGAATTACAAAAAGATAAAAGGTTCATCGATTTAATCGAGAAGTATGAGACAGATACAGAACATTTCACACTCATCATAAAAGAGGTGTTAAATGATATAAGAAAAGATATTGTTAATGGAAAATGGAACGGTCCTGAACCTGGTACCTCAATGTTTATAGACAAGTTTTTCGAATTGCTTGATTCAGCAGCAGCAGAGCGATTCGCCTTTACTTTGAAAAGGGTCATCAACGCTACTGGCACTATTTTACATACGAACCTTGGCAGGGCACGGTTGAGCGAAAGCGCAGTGAATCATGTAGTAGAAACGGCAAAGAATTATTCGAATCTTGAGTACAAGCTTCAGGAAGGTGAACGGGGTTCGCGGCACAGCCATGTTGAAACCCTTGTTAAGGAAGTCACTGGTGCTGAAGCAGCGATGGTTGTCAATAATAATGCAGCTGCTGTTTATTTAATCATGAGTGCACTTGCGAAAAACAAGGAAGTCATTGTTTCCCGAGGGCAGCTCGTTGAAATAGGCGGATCATTCCGGATATCTTCAATCATGGAGGAAAGCGGAGCTCATTTAGTGGAAGTGGGAACAACCAATAAAACGCATTTATATGACTATGAAAATGCGATTAACGACAATACTGGAATGATCATGAAGGTCCATACAAGCAACTTTAAGATTTATGGATTTTCGAAAACAGTTGAAACTGAGGAACTGGCTCAACTTTCAGAAAAGCATGACCAGATTGTTTTTTATGAAGATCTGGGAAGTGGTGTCCTGTACGATTTCTCCCGCCACGGAATTGGAGACGAACCAATTGTCGGTGAAGTCCTGAAGATGGGAGCAGATATCGTTTCATTCAGCGGAGATAAGCTTCTTGGGGGACCGCAGGCCGGTATCATCGCTGGCAAGAAATCACTCATTGATCAGCTGAAAAAGCACCAGCTTGCCAGGGTGGTACGAGTAGATAAAATGACACTTGCCGCGTTAGAGGGTACTTTGATGGATTATCTTAAAGGAGAACAAGGGTTTCTCAATATTCCAACTTTAAGGGACTTGCTTGTTCCTCTGGATGAACTGAAAGACAGGAGTGACCGTTTTATCCGTGAAATTAATGCTTTGAATAATGGCATAATAGCGGTTGTGGCTGAAGGAACAAGTCAGGTGGGCGGCGGGACGATGCCTGATGTCCATCTTCCTACATTATTAGTCACCATTAGACATCCGGATATCAGTGCTGAACATATTGCCAGAAAGCTCCGCACTGAACATTCACCAGCAATCGTCGTCCGTATACAAAAGGAAGAGGTCCATATCGATCTTCGGACAGTTACAGCAGAAGAAGAAAGTATACTTCTAAATGCAATCAAGACCATTTAA
- a CDS encoding small acid-soluble spore protein P, translating into MNKNDSKDMRKNAPKGDQDSQPAPLSGSKKVKNRNHTRQKHNSHHDM; encoded by the coding sequence ATGAACAAAAATGACTCAAAGGATATGCGCAAAAATGCTCCTAAAGGCGACCAAGACAGCCAGCCTGCTCCATTAAGCGGTTCGAAGAAAGTGAAGAATCGCAATCACACTCGTCAGAAACATAATTCGCACCACGATATGTAA